The Puniceicoccus vermicola genome segment AAAAACTCGAACTTCACATATTTGCTTCCACCGGCGGTCAATCGCTTTTTGATCCAGCGCGACCGATAAGTCAGCGCATCGATCAGGTGAAATAGGCCTACCCCGACGACTGCAAAACCCAGGTATCGATGCCCCTCGAATCTAGTGAGAAGAATGAGACCGAGAATGATGATCAACACGCCAACTGGCACAGCAAACTTACGAAATCGAGATCTCGTAAGCATCCAATCGGAATAATACTGAGCGAGGTATTCCCTATCGAAAGTCAGCTTGGAACGGGCGATCATATCTTGGTGAAAATGCTCAAGGGAGATGCCATTGAGCCGCGGAACATCGCTGCGGCTGCTTTCCCTCTACCTTCTCAGGACTTGGTTTTTTTTTTCGGCTTCGGATATTTTCTACGATGAAAAAGAACCCAAATCCCACAAACGGAATCCAACCATACATCTCTGGGCTGGAGAAATACCGCCGATCGACCAGAGCAAAACAGGCAAGACTCACCAACAAGGCGACCAGCATCGACCAGCCCAATCGTCTTCCGACCCCGTCTGTGATATGTTCAATCTCATTACCCCTACTCTTGTAGTATTCGTCCAGTAACGATCTTGCGAAGACAAACTTTTCTTTAGGCACACCGATATCAATCTTCCTGGCGCCGTAAGCTCCGTTTACTGAGGAGCTTATTGTGCCTATTCTAGAAATCACTCTCGCATCAACCTTCGAAGATCTGAGAAGAGTAAGGATTTCTTCCTCACTATCGGGATGAACTTGACAAAGAGTTTTCATGAGTCAGCACATCGGGGATTCGTATCGGGCGGCTGGTTCGAGTTAGTTTCAAATTCTTTGGAACGAGACATTCCTTCTTTTCTCTCCCATCCAAATTTCTCGTAAAGTCCATGTGCGTCCCGCGTCCCTAGAAGGCACTTTGTCGTTTGCAAGAGCGGATGGGAGACAATGCATGCCATCATCCATTTCCCCAATCCCTTTTTCTGAAATTCCGGAATGACGAACACG includes the following:
- a CDS encoding GNAT family N-acetyltransferase; this encodes MNWTKENFTVSTDKSRLDIDVIQGFLRTSYWGASRTRNEIEKAIKNSVCFGLYHLDRQIGFARLVTDEVVISWLGDVFVIPEFQKKGLGKWMMACIVSHPLLQTTKCLLGTRDAHGLYEKFGWERKEGMSRSKEFETNSNQPPDTNPRCADS